In one window of Prevotella fusca JCM 17724 DNA:
- a CDS encoding glycosyltransferase: MKKRNIAFLFGFFLDGGTETVLIEYLRNLSKTGKYNLTLVICYDMGDLEVFRSRIPEDVKVVHLVKNRLLLQRFLQKIKHPYKLLDELFLNPFRRLMIQRKLLKIGRENDVVIDFVNYFGSYMKPLECRKLIFYHCSLRANEKVMPRVVRHLQKRSCNYDHLITISQDMFEEAKVYFPNEKDRLCLIYNSINTEALDAAANAPVTDGRIEKPFILSVGRLEEGQKDVTTLIKAYALLRKKYGHTEELYVIGKGESLGQLQQTARDCGVEKHVVFLGFMANPLPWTNRCSLFVQSSHFEGLPTTMLEALLLDKMVVASDCPTGPKEILNHGKAGVLVPMRDAEALAKAMHEALTDKELQARIAKGRSEHSRQFTFEVTGEQFMKLLDK; the protein is encoded by the coding sequence GAAGTATAACCTGACACTGGTAATCTGTTACGATATGGGTGATCTGGAAGTATTCCGTTCGCGCATACCAGAAGATGTGAAGGTTGTGCATCTGGTAAAGAACCGTTTGTTATTGCAGCGTTTTCTGCAAAAGATAAAGCATCCTTATAAATTGCTGGATGAACTGTTCCTGAACCCCTTCCGTCGTCTGATGATACAGCGGAAACTGCTGAAGATAGGTCGAGAGAATGATGTTGTGATAGACTTCGTCAATTATTTTGGCTCTTACATGAAGCCTCTTGAATGCCGGAAACTTATATTCTATCATTGTTCACTTCGTGCAAATGAGAAGGTAATGCCTCGTGTAGTGCGGCATCTGCAGAAAAGGTCATGCAATTATGACCATCTGATAACGATTTCCCAAGATATGTTTGAGGAAGCCAAGGTTTATTTCCCAAATGAGAAAGACCGTCTGTGCCTGATTTATAATAGCATAAATACGGAGGCATTAGATGCTGCAGCCAATGCTCCGGTGACCGACGGACGCATTGAAAAGCCGTTCATATTAAGTGTCGGACGACTTGAAGAAGGTCAAAAAGATGTCACGACCCTTATCAAGGCTTATGCACTGTTGCGGAAGAAATATGGGCATACGGAAGAACTCTATGTCATCGGCAAGGGCGAATCGTTAGGACAGTTACAGCAGACAGCCCGTGACTGTGGGGTTGAGAAGCATGTTGTCTTCCTTGGCTTTATGGCTAATCCGCTGCCTTGGACGAATCGTTGCAGTCTGTTTGTGCAGAGTTCCCACTTCGAGGGATTGCCTACGACAATGCTTGAGGCACTGCTTCTGGACAAGATGGTCGTAGCAAGTGACTGCCCGACAGGACCGAAAGAGATTCTCAATCATGGCAAGGCAGGAGTACTGGTACCCATGCGTGATGCTGAAGCACTGGCAAAGGCAATGCACGAAGCCCTTACCGACAAGGAGCTGCAGGCACGTATAGCCAAGGGAAGAAGCGAACACAGCAGGCAGTTCACCTTTGAGGTAACGGGCGAGCAGTTCATGAAGCTGCTGGATAAGTAG
- a CDS encoding IS1380 family transposase, which produces MTKVAIKNENITSFGGIYHIMDVFSRLGFEKLTESVLGRRGCSGKAFSHGSILGSLFFSYLCGGDCLEDINALTGQFRQRPGTLLPGADTVGRGLKELAEENIVYKSETSGRSYSFNTAEKLNTLLLRMIRRMGLIKAGSHVDLDFDHQFVPAHKFDAKYSYKQDFGYFPGWASIGGIIVGGENRDGNTNVKFHQEDTLRRIMDRVTSELGVVIERFRADCGSFSKEVIRTVEQRCNTFYIRAASCGSRCEEFRQLEEWKSVEVGYERYDVISVSMDNLIEGKSYRLVVQRTPLKDKHGREQTDMFGVIYTYRCILTNNRTPTEKDIITFYNERGASEKNFDIQNNDFGWSHLPFSFMDENMVFMMVTAMLKNFYLYLVRHISEKVKPLKKTSRLKAFILHFVSVPAKWVRTGRRNVLNLYTNKAYYSDIFLE; this is translated from the coding sequence ATGACAAAGGTAGCAATTAAAAACGAGAATATCACTTCCTTCGGAGGAATTTATCACATCATGGACGTTTTTTCAAGGTTGGGCTTTGAAAAACTTACCGAATCCGTGTTGGGCAGACGCGGATGCAGCGGCAAGGCATTCAGCCATGGAAGCATCCTGGGCTCTCTCTTCTTCAGCTACCTTTGCGGTGGGGATTGCCTTGAGGACATCAATGCGCTTACAGGGCAGTTCAGGCAGAGACCTGGTACGCTGTTACCCGGCGCCGACACTGTGGGGCGCGGACTGAAGGAGCTTGCTGAAGAGAACATTGTCTATAAGAGCGAAACCTCCGGCAGGTCCTACAGTTTCAACACTGCAGAGAAGCTGAACACCTTACTTTTACGTATGATACGTAGGATGGGGCTTATAAAGGCGGGCAGTCATGTTGACCTGGACTTTGACCACCAGTTTGTTCCTGCCCACAAGTTCGATGCAAAGTATTCCTACAAGCAGGATTTTGGCTATTTCCCGGGCTGGGCTTCCATCGGGGGCATCATAGTCGGAGGTGAGAACCGTGACGGAAACACCAACGTGAAATTCCATCAGGAGGACACGCTTCGCCGAATTATGGACCGTGTGACCTCCGAGCTTGGTGTTGTGATAGAGCGTTTCCGTGCCGACTGCGGGTCGTTCTCGAAGGAAGTCATCCGAACCGTAGAGCAGCGCTGCAACACGTTCTATATACGTGCTGCCAGCTGCGGCAGCCGGTGCGAGGAGTTCCGCCAGCTGGAAGAATGGAAGAGCGTTGAGGTTGGTTATGAGAGATACGATGTCATCTCCGTCAGCATGGACAACCTCATCGAAGGAAAGTCATACAGGCTTGTCGTACAGCGTACTCCCTTGAAAGACAAACACGGCAGGGAACAGACGGATATGTTCGGAGTGATATACACATACCGCTGTATCCTTACCAACAACCGGACACCCACAGAGAAGGACATCATTACATTCTACAATGAACGTGGAGCGAGCGAAAAGAACTTCGACATACAGAACAATGACTTCGGCTGGTCGCATCTGCCATTTTCCTTCATGGATGAGAACATGGTTTTCATGATGGTTACTGCCATGCTGAAGAACTTCTATCTCTATCTCGTCCGCCATATCAGCGAAAAGGTCAAGCCGTTGAAAAAGACAAGCAGACTGAAAGCATTTATCCTGCATTTTGTCAGCGTGCCGGCAAAATGGGTGAGAACAGGAAGGCGGAACGTTCTGAACCTGTATACAAACAAAGCATACTACTCTGACATATTCCTTGAATAA
- a CDS encoding DUF3413 domain-containing protein, translated as MTLERKSNIKQGFIYYVLSTLALTIIFFSYIFNGQSTEVMDSIGWGYFVSSCITHAALFMLVPFLILQVPLAALGCRQWLARTILAIVYALLFIVAVVNSYVYGIYHFHINGLILEMLTGPGASEIFVFSVWEYLKAISLALSFVLLSVGLGIIAKFISKHLIIKHLNQSILLMLLGFVLLSQGIHIYGGATMRSSIIESTDVLPYYFPLRANKLLEKLGVVNIEKINQIQLKGGVNKLRYPLEPLRTSIIDHLGKPNERYNIVIFCIDSWNPRTLTRECTPNICAFADHAETFTHHLSSSNATSGGVFGMFTGISAYYWKSFDYSNTQPVLIKQLLKEGYRVQTYPSATLEYPPFTKMLFRDVKGLNVSTPGKTTIERDNRITHNFVADIDKYKGEKPFFAFVFYDIAHNMDLPKSKQYRFKPCWEYVDYMKLNNNTDPTPFFNLYKNSVAEADSLVGVAINKLREKDLLRNTVVIITGDHGQEFNENHNNYWGHASNYSIHQVGTPLIYYYPGCKPGKRNYRTTHYDISPTLMQSVLGVTNPPSDYSMGKHLEDPSPRDWHLVGHELYYAFIRTDGAIIEKQGSGNLKIMDPKMHVIPNYPLSAKDLQAVIQRMNRFYK; from the coding sequence ATGACATTAGAGAGAAAAAGTAACATCAAACAAGGATTCATTTATTATGTTCTGTCGACCCTTGCACTGACAATCATATTCTTCTCCTACATCTTCAATGGGCAGAGTACAGAGGTGATGGACAGTATTGGTTGGGGTTACTTCGTATCGTCATGTATCACGCATGCTGCGTTGTTTATGCTTGTACCTTTTCTTATCCTGCAAGTGCCTTTGGCTGCTCTTGGTTGCCGTCAATGGCTTGCAAGAACCATTCTCGCAATTGTTTATGCCTTACTGTTTATCGTTGCCGTAGTGAACAGTTACGTTTACGGTATCTATCATTTTCATATCAATGGACTTATCCTGGAAATGCTGACAGGTCCTGGTGCATCAGAGATTTTTGTCTTTAGTGTGTGGGAATACTTGAAAGCCATCAGTCTGGCTTTAAGTTTCGTCTTGCTCAGTGTAGGACTGGGTATTATTGCAAAGTTCATTTCCAAACACCTTATAATAAAGCATCTCAATCAGAGCATACTGTTAATGTTGCTTGGCTTCGTGCTCCTCTCGCAAGGAATACACATTTATGGCGGGGCTACGATGCGGAGTTCAATCATTGAGTCGACTGACGTTTTACCTTATTACTTCCCACTTCGTGCCAATAAACTTCTGGAGAAGTTAGGAGTCGTAAACATTGAGAAGATTAACCAAATACAGCTGAAAGGGGGCGTGAACAAATTGCGTTACCCATTGGAACCGCTGAGAACGAGCATTATTGACCATCTTGGCAAACCTAACGAGAGGTATAACATCGTTATCTTCTGTATTGACTCTTGGAATCCACGTACACTCACACGCGAGTGTACACCAAATATCTGTGCGTTTGCCGACCATGCAGAGACATTCACTCATCATCTCAGTTCGAGCAATGCCACCAGTGGCGGTGTCTTCGGTATGTTCACGGGTATCTCGGCCTATTACTGGAAGAGCTTTGATTACAGCAATACGCAGCCTGTACTTATCAAGCAACTACTGAAAGAGGGCTATCGTGTGCAGACTTATCCCAGTGCGACATTGGAGTATCCACCCTTTACAAAGATGCTGTTCCGTGATGTGAAAGGACTAAACGTAAGCACTCCAGGTAAAACAACCATCGAACGGGATAACCGAATTACGCATAACTTCGTTGCTGATATTGATAAATACAAGGGAGAAAAACCTTTCTTTGCCTTTGTATTCTACGATATAGCCCACAACATGGACTTGCCAAAGAGCAAGCAATATCGATTCAAACCTTGCTGGGAGTATGTTGATTACATGAAACTCAACAACAATACTGACCCAACACCGTTCTTCAACCTCTATAAAAACTCTGTTGCTGAAGCCGACTCGCTCGTCGGGGTGGCAATAAACAAGCTGCGAGAGAAAGACTTACTACGCAATACTGTGGTCATCATAACTGGCGACCATGGGCAGGAATTCAATGAGAATCATAACAACTACTGGGGGCATGCTTCTAATTATTCGATACATCAAGTTGGAACACCGCTCATTTATTATTACCCTGGCTGCAAACCTGGTAAGCGAAACTATCGCACGACTCATTATGACATCTCACCAACACTCATGCAGAGTGTGTTAGGTGTGACCAATCCACCTTCAGATTATTCAATGGGGAAACACCTCGAAGACCCTTCTCCACGTGATTGGCACCTCGTTGGGCACGAACTCTATTATGCTTTTATCCGCACTGACGGTGCGATCATTGAGAAGCAAGGATCTGGAAACCTCAAGATTATGGATCCGAAGATGCACGTCATACCGAACTATCCGCTTAGCGCGAAGGACTTACAAGCTGTTATTCAGAGGATGAATAGGTTTTATAAATAG